The Pogona vitticeps strain Pit_001003342236 chromosome 6, PviZW2.1, whole genome shotgun sequence genome contains a region encoding:
- the LOC110071072 gene encoding vomeronasal type-2 receptor 26 — protein MPDLPIYALIVTGNYQHILALAFAVNEINQDPHLLPNITLGFRIYDTCLNAWWTNHAAVELISSWNSWVPNYKCDIQDNLLVVIEELTSYFSDEIQNIFGVYKIPQITHGFSSVERRGAKLLPIYQMSPNGSHQYKGIIQLLHHFKWRWVGFFAANEEILEWFVKEMLPEFSKRGICLAAMESFTSINYDADKDGFMISSITFYNKLINNKANVLIFYGDSRTTIPLRWLLNQEFKQKMHQPKGKVWILTIGLELKNIAREKSWEVQDFHGALSFTLHSNELQGFQQFIQNRNPYSHNGDDFIKEFWVEAFGCSFQDSVQGHLSGHICTGEEKLDNLPEHVFPTSVTGQSYSIYNAVYAVAHALHTMYSTISQTKAVMKGERRNLHEQQLWQVNRILKSVSFNNAGEEVRFDENGELVAGFDIINWVTFPNESFIGVRVGKMDPWAPPDETFSINEDAIVWHSWFNKAQPLSVCNANCQPGYRKKKKEGEPFCCYDCIPCPKGWISDKEDLANCFKCPEDQYPNEDRNFCISKTVTFLSYDEPLGLGLATCALSFSLITVLILGVFLKHRETPIVKANNRNLTYTLLISLLLCFLSALLFIGRPEKVTCLLRQTAFGIIFTMAVSAVLAKTVTVVLAFMATQPGSRIQKWMRKKMTSFIVLSCTVLQAGICLVWLATSPPFPDTDLHSMLKDIVLQCNESSPTMFYLVLSFMGFLAIVGFVVAFFAWKLPDRFNEAKYISFSMLVFCTVWLAFVPNYLSTKGKSMVALEIYSIFVSSMGLLGCLFFPKCYIILLRPELNKKECFLRKKH, from the exons ATGCCTGATCTGCCCATATATGCTCT TATAGTCACTGGGAACTACCAGCACATCCTGGCTTTGGCATTTGCTGTGAATGAGATCAATCAAGACCCACACCTGTTACCCAACATCACACTGGGGTTCCGTATTTATGACACTTGTCTGAATGCATGGTGGACCAATCATGCTGCAGTTGAGCTTATTTCTTCATGGAACAGCTGGGTTCCTAACTATAAGTGCGATATTCAGGACAATCTCCTGGTGGTCATTGAGGAACTGACGTCTTACTTCTCTGATGAGATCCAAAATATTTTTGGTGTCTACAAGATACCACAG ATCACACATGGCTTTTCTTCAGTTGAAAGACGAGGCGCCAAACTTCTGCCAATCTATCAGATGTCTCCAAATGGATCCCATCAGTACAAAGGGATTATTCAGTTGCTTCACCATTTCAAATGGAGATGGGTTGGATTTTTTGCTGCAAATGAGGAGATATTAGAATGGTTTGTGAAGGAAATGCTTCCAGAATTTTCTAAAAGGGGCATCTGTTTGGCTGCCATGGAATCATTCACTAGTATAAATTACGACGCTGACAAGGATGGTTTTATGATAAGTTCTATAACATTTTACAATAAACTCATAAATAACAAAGCGAACGTGTTGATCTTTTATGGAGACTCGCGCACTACAATACCACTGAGGTGGCTGCTGAATCAAGAATTCAAACAAAAAATGCATCAGCCAAAAGGAAAGGTTTGGATACTAACCATTGGGTTGGAGTTAAAAAACATTGCCAGAGAAAAGAGTTGGGAAGTACAAGACTTCCATGGAGCATTGTCCTTCACACTCCACTCCAATGAACTTCAAGGATTCCAACAATTTATCCAGAACAGAAATCCTTACAGCCATAATGGAGATGATTTTATCAAAGAGTTCTGGGTTGAGGCATTTGGTTGCTCCTTTCAGGATTCTGTTCAGGGACATTTGAGTGGGCATATCTGTACTGGAGAGGAGAAACTGGATAATCTCCCTGAGCATGTTTTCCCAACGAGTGTCACAGGCCAGAGCTACAGCATTTACAATGCTGTCTATGCAGTGGCTCATGCTTTACACACCATGTATTCAACCATATCCCAAACCAAGGCAGTTatgaagggagagagaaggaaccTTCATGAACAGCAGTTGTGGCAA GTCAATCGCATTCTGAAATCTGTGTCATTTAATAACGCTGGGGAAGAGGTTCGCTTTGATGAGAACGGGGAGCTAGTTGCTGGATTTGATATCATTAATTGGGTCACATTTCCAAATGAATCCTTTATTGGCGTCCGAGTTGGAAAGATGGACCCCTGGGCTCCTCCAGATGAAACATTCAGCATTAATGAGGATGCTATTGTATGGCACAGCTGGTTTAATAAG GCACAGCCCCTTTCCGTATGTAATGCCAACTGCCAACCTGGTtataggaagaaaaagaaggaaggggagccCTTTTGTTGTTATGATTGCATTCCATGTCCAAAAGGTTGGATATCTGATAAGGAAG ATTTGGCCAACTGTTTCAAGTGTCCAGAAGATCAATATCCAAATGAGGACCGGAATTTTTGCATTTCCAAGACAGTAACGTTCTTATCTTATGACGAACCTTTGGGTCTTGGTTTAGCCACCTGTGCACTCTCGTTTTCTCTCATCACTGTTCTGATACTAGGAGTGTTTCTCAAGCACCGAGAAACCCCCATCGTCAAAGCCAACAATCGGAACCTCACCTACACTCTTCttatctccctcctcctctgcttcctttcTGCACTGCTCTTCATTGGCCGACCTGAGAAGGTAACCTGTCTCCTCCGGCAAACTGCCTTTGGCATCATCTTCACCATGGCTGTTTCTGCTGTACTGGCCAAAACCGTCACTGTGGTTCTAGCTTTTATGGCAACACAGCCAGGATCCAGGATCCAGAAGTGGATGAGGAAAAAAATGACCAGCTTCATTGTTCTCTCTTGCACTGTTCTTCAAGCAGGCATTTGTCTTGTATGGCTGGCCACTTCTCCTCCATTCCCAGACACTGACCTGCATTCCATGCTGAAAGATATTGTACTGCAGTGTAATGAGTCATCACCCACAATGTTTTATCTTGTGCTGAGTTTCATGGGCTTTTTGGCTATTGTTGGCTTTGTTGTGGCTTTCTTTGCTTGGAAACTGCCAGACAGGTTTAATGAAGCCAAATATATCAGTTTCAGCATGCTGGTATTTTGTACTGTTTGGTTGGCTTTTGTTCCAAACTACTTGAGCACCAAGGGAAAATCCATGGTAGCTTTGGAAATCTATTCCATTTTCGTCTCTAGCATGGGTTTATTAGGTTGCCTTTTTTTCCCAAAATGTTATATAATTTTGTTGAGACCTGAACTAAACAAGAAGGAGTGCTTCTTAAGGAAGAAGCATTGA
- the LOC144583837 gene encoding vomeronasal type-2 receptor 26-like: MSHLQSILPKYYQSGDLIYGASILRAFFDSGQHKFTKLPPGILPTKTLLTENYQHILALAFAVKEINQNPHLLPNITLGFNIYDNYLHAWWASRVTVELISSRNRCVPNYKCDSHDHLLAVIEELTSTLSDETENLFRIYKIPQLRYGSSAVDTKDARFLPIYQMVPNGRIQFRGIIQLLQHFKWKWIAFLAADEEILEWFLRVMLPEFLDNGICLELFFSFYYDVVSSDYAVRAMQIYNKAMNFKANVTVAYGSASSIMLLRRFLSQGIGHAMQKSSGCVWILTVGMELKFFTSRKFGDEQAFHSALSFAVHSTEIQGFAEFIQSRHPSRTNGDGFMKEFWREAFGCTFQDSVVGNVGGDVCTEEEKLENLPEHVFPKTVTSHSYSIYNAVYAVAHALHAMYSSTSKSNAKMKGGRRELHTLQSWQLHHFLPSVSFNNSAGEKVFFNQDWEAVTGFDIINWVSFPNQSFFGVKVGRTASPNSPDETLIINEDLIVWHSSFNQVQPSSVCSAKCQAGYRKKRKEGEMFCCYDCIQCPKGWVSGEEDMAYCARCPDDHYPNKDQNSCVPKRITFLSYEEPLGITLAIFALSLVLITSLVLGIFMKYHNTPIVKANNQDLTYTLLISLLLCFLCTLLFVGQPETATCILQRITFDIIFTVTLSTVLAKTITVVLAFKATQPGSRIKKWVGKKLASFIILACSTLQVTVCLVWLVTSPPFPDTDIHSLPEEIILWCNASSFQILFSELSFTGLIAFISITVAFFARKLPDGFNESTLITFSMVVLCSIWMCFVPVYLTAKGKHTVAFKMFIIIASNAGLLGSFFFPKCYIILLKPELNSKEQLRRRMKL; encoded by the exons ATGTCTCATCTACAATCAATTCTTCCCAAATATTATCAATCTGGAGATCTCATCTATGGAGCCAGCATTCTTCGGGCGTTTTTTGACTCAGGTCAACACAAATTCACTAAACTTCCTCCTGGAATTCTACCAACTAAAAC ATTGTTGACTGAAAACTACCAGCACATTCTAGCTTTGGCATTTGCTGTAAAAGAAATCAACCAAAACCCTCACTTGTTACCTAATATTACTCTGGGATTCAATATTTATGACAACTATCTTCATGCATGGTGGGCTAGTCGTGTCACTGTTGAGCTTATTTCTTCAAGGAACAGGTGTGTTCCCAACTACAAATGTGATAGCCACGACCATCTATTGGCAGTCATTGAAGAACTGACCTCTACCTTATCTGATGAGACGGAAAACCTTTTTAGAATCTACAAGATCCCACAG CTCAGATATGGCTCTTCTGCTGTCGATACAAAAGATGCCAGATTTCTGCCCATCTATCAGATGGTTCCTAATGGAAGGATTCAATTCAGAGGAATTATCCAGTTGCTTCAGCATTTCAAGTGGAAATGGATTGCGTTTTTGGCTGCAGATGAGGAGATATTAGAATGGTTCCTACGTGTAATGCTTCCTGAATTTTTGGACAATGGCATCTGTTTGGAATTGTTCTTTAGTTTCTATTATGATGTTGTCAGTTCAGATTATGCTGTAAGGGCTATGCAGATTTACAATAAAGCCATGAACTTTAAAGCCAATGTCACAGTTGCCTATGGAAGTGCAAGTTCTATAATGCTTTTGAGACGGTTCCTAAGTCAAGGCATTGGACATGCCATGCAAAAGTCAAGTGGCTGTGTTTGGATTCTGACAGTTGGTATGGAATTGAAATTCTTTACCAGTAGGAAGTTTGGGGATGAACAAGCTTTCCATAGTGCTCTATCCTTTGCAGTTCATTCTACTGAAATTCAAGGATTTGCGGAATTCATTCAGAGCAGACATCCTTCCAGAACAAATGGAGATGGTTTTATGAAGGAGTTTTGGAGAGAGGCATTTGGCTGTACCTTCCAGGATTCTGTTGTGGGCAATGTGGGTGGGGATGTCTGTACTGAAGAGGAGAAACTAGAAAATCTCCCTGAGCATGTATTCCCAAAGACTGTAACTAGCCACAGCTACAGCATCTACAACGCAGTTTATGCTGTGGCTCATGCTTTGCATGCCATGTATTCATCCACCTCCAAAAGTAATGCAAAGATGAAAGGTGGAAGAAGAGAGCTTCATACTCTGCAGTCCTGGCAG CTccatcattttcttccatctgtgTCATTTAATAACAGCGCCGGGGAAAAAGTTTTCTTCAACCAGGATTGGGAGGCAGTTACAGGATTTGACATTATAAATTGGGTCTCCTTTCCTAATCAATCTTTCTTTGGAGTGAAAGTCGGAAGAACAGCTTCTCCAAATTCTCCAGATGAAACATTAATCATTAATGAAGATCTCATTGTATGGCACAGCTCGTTTAATCAG GTACAGCCATCTTCAGTGTGCAGTGCCAAATGTCAAGCAGGttataggaagaagaggaaagagggagagatgttTTGCTGCTATGATTGCATTCAGTGTCCCAAAGGATGGGTGTCTGGTGAGGAAG ACATGGCTTACTGTGCTAGATGTCCAGATGACCATTATCCAAATAAGGACCAGAACTCCTGTGTTCCCAAGAGAATAACTTTCTTATCTTATGAGGAACCTCTGGGCATCACTTTAGCTATTTTTGCACTCTCATTGGTGCTGATAACATCTCTGGTCCTAGGAATATTTATGAAGTACCACAACACTCCCATCGTTAAAGCCAACAACCAAGACCTTACCTACACTCTTctcatctctctcctcctttgcttCCTTTGTACATTGCTGTTCGTTGGCCAACCTGAGACAGCGACATGTATCCTCCAACGTATTACCTTTGATATTATATTCACTGTCACTCTTTCTACAGTGTTGGCAAAAACTATTACAGTTGTCCTAGCTTTCAAGGCTACGCAGCCAGGATCAAGGATCAAAAAGTGGGTAGGGAAAAAACTGGCCAGTTTTATTATTCTTGCCTGCTCTACTCTTCAAGTGACTGTTTGCCTTGTGTGGCTGGTGACCTCTCCCCCATTTCCTGATACTGACATTCAttcattgccagaagaaataatcCTGTGGTGCAATGCATCATCATTCCAAATACTTTTTTCTGAACTGAGCTTCACGGGCTTGATAGCCTTTATCAGCATCACTGTGGCTTTTTTTGCCCGGAAGCTGCCGGATGGCTTCAATGAATCCACACTGATCACATTCAGCATGGTGGTGTTGTGTAGCATTTGGATGTGCTTTGTTCCAGTCTATTTGACTGCCAAAGGAAAGCACACAGTAGCATTCAAAATGTTCATTATTATAGCCTCTAATGCTGGGTTACTGGGTTCCTTCTTTTTCCCCAAATGCTATATAATTTTGTTGAAGCCTGAGTTAAACAGCAAGGAACAATTAAGAAGGAGAATGAAACTCTAG
- the LOC140708241 gene encoding vomeronasal type-2 receptor 26, translated as MSHLQSILPKYYQSGDLIYGASILRAFFDSGQHKFTKLPPGILPTKTLLTENYQHILALAFAVNEINQNPRLLPNITLGFNIYDNYLHAWWATRVTVELISSRNRCVPNYKCDSQDHLLAVIEELISTLSAETENLFRIYKIPQLRYGSSAVDTKDARFLPIYQMVPNGRIQFRGIIQLLHHFKWKWIAFLAADEEILEWFLRVMLPEFLDNGICLELFLSFYYDVVSSDYAIRAMQIYNKAMNFKANVTVAYGSASSIMLLRRFLSQGIGHAMQKSSGCVWILTVGMELKFFTSRKFGDEQAFHGALSFAVHSTQIQGFVELIKSRHPSRTNGDGFMKEFWSEAFDCTFQDSVVDNVGGDVCTEEEKLENLPQHVFPKTVTSHSYSIYNAVYAVAHALHAMYSSTSKSNARMKGGRRELHTLQSWQVQPSSVCSAKCQAGYRKKRKEGEMFCCYDCIQCPKGWVSGEEDMAYCARCPDDHYPNKDQNSCVRKRITFLSYEEPLGITLAIFALSLVLITSLVLGIFMKYHNTPIVKANNQDLTYTLLISVLLCFLCTLLFVGRPETATCILQRMTSDIIFTVTVSTLLAKTITVVLAFKAMQPGSRIKKWVGKKLASFIILACSTLQVTVCLVWLVTSPPFPDTDIHSLPEEIILWCNASSFQIFYSELSFTGLIAFISFTVGFFARKLPDGFNESTLITFSMGVFCSIWMCFVPVYLTAKGKHTVAFEMFIIIACNAGLLGCFFFPKCYIILLKPELNSREQLRRRLKN; from the exons ATGTCTCATCTGCAATCAATTCTTCCCAAATATTATCAATCTGGAGATCTCATCTATGGAGCCAGCATTCTTCGGGCGTTTTTTGACTCAGGTCAACACAAATTCACTAAACTTCCTCCTGGAATTCTACCAACTAAAAC ATTGTTGACTGAAAACTACCAGCACATTCTAGCTTTGGCATTTGCTGTAAACGAAATCAACCAAAACCCTCGCTTGTTACCCAATATTACTCTGGGATTCAATATTTATGACAACTATCTTCATGCATGGTGGGCTACTCGTGTCACTGTTGAGCTTATTTCTTCAAGGAACAGGTGCGTTCCCAACTACAAGTGCGATAGCCAGGACCATCTATTGGCAGTCATTGAAGAACTGATCTCTACCTTATCTGCTGAGACGGAAAACCTTTTTAGAATCTACAAGATCCCACAG CTCAGATATGGCTCTTCTGCTGTCGATACAAAAGATGCCAGATTTCTGCCCATCTATCAGATGGTTCCTAATGGAAGGATTCAATTCAGAGGAATTATCCAGTTGCTTCATCATTTCAAGTGGAAATGGATTGCGTTTTTGGCTGCAGATGAGGAGATATTAGAATGGTTCCTACGTGTAATGCTTCCTGAATTTTTGGACAATGGCATCTGtttggaattgttcttaagtttCTATTATGATGTTGTCAGTTCAGATTATGCTATAAGGGCTATGCAGATTTACAATAAAGCCATGAACTTTAAAGCCAATGTCACAGTTGCCTATGGAAGTGCAAGTTCTATAATGCTTTTGAGACGGTTCCTAAGTCAAGGCATTGGACATGCCATGCAAAAGTCAAGTGGCTGTGTTTGGATTCTAACAGTTGGTATGGAATTGAAATTCTTTACCAGTAGGAAGTTTGGGGATGAACAAGCTTTCCATGGTGCTCTATCCTTTGCAGTTCATTCTACTCAAATTCAAGGATTTGTGGAACTCATTAAGAGCAGACATCCTTCCAGAACAAATGGAGATGGTTTTATGAAGGAGTTTTGGAGTGAGGCATTTGATTGTACTTTCCAGGATTCTGTTGTGGACAATGTGGGTGGGGATGTCTGTACTGAAGAGGAGAAACTAGAGAATCTCCCTCAGCATGTATTCCCAAAAACTGTAACTAGCCACAGCTACAGCATCTACAACGCAGTTTATGCTGTGGCTCATGCTTTGCATGCCATGTATTCATCCACCTCCAAAAGTAATGCAAGGATGAAAGGTGGAAGAAGAGAGCTTCACACTCTGCAGTCCTGGCAG GTACAGCCATCTTCAGTGTGCAGTGCCAAATGTCAAGCTGGttataggaagaagaggaaagagggagagatgttTTGCTGCTATGATTGCATTCAGTGTCCCAAAGGATGGGTGTCTGGTGAGGAAG ACATGGCTTACTGTGCTAGATGTCCAGATGACCATTATCCAAATAAGGACCAGAACTCCTGTGTTCGCAAGAGAATAACTTTCTTATCTTATGAGGAACCTCTGGGCATCACTTTAGCTATTTTTGCACTTTCATTGGTGCTGATAACATCTCTGGTCCTAGGAATATTTATGAAGTACCACAACACTCCCATCGTTAAAGCCAACAATCAAGACCTTACCTACACTCTTCTCATCTCTGTCCTCCTTTGCTTCCTTTGTACATTGCTGTTCGTTGGCCGACCTGAGACAGCGACATGTATCCTCCAACGTATGACCTCTGATATTATCTTCACTGTCACTGTTTCTACATTGTTGGCAAAAACTATTACAGTTGTCCTAGCTTTCAAGGCTATGCAGCCAGGATCAAGGATCAAAAAGTGGGTAGGGAAGAAACTGGCCAGCTTTATTATTCTTGCCTGCTCTACTCTTCAAGTGACTGTTTGCCTTGTGTGGCTGGTGACCTCTCCCCCATTTCCTGATACTGACATTCAttcattgccagaagaaataatcCTGTGGTGCAATGCATCAtcattccaaatattttattcTGAACTGAGCTTCACGGGCTTGATAGCCTTTATCAGCTtcactgtgggtttttttgcccgGAAGCTGCCGGATGGCTTCAATGAATCCACACTGATCACATTCAGCATGGGGGTGTTTTGTAGCATTTGGATGTGCTTTGTTCCAGTCTATTTGACTGCCAAAGGAAAGCACACAGTAGCATTCGAAATGTTCATTATCATAGCCTGTAATGCTGGGTTACTGGGTTGCTTCTTTTTCCCCAAATGCTATATAATTTTGTTGAAGCCTGAGTTAAACAGCAGGGAACAATTAAGAAGGAGACTCAAAAACTAG